The DNA sequence AAGGGTGTTTCAAGTTGATTGGCTACCCTGATTGGTTCAAGGGTAAGAACAAGGTTGGAACACAACCAGTTAAGGATTTTAGAAACACCAAAATTATGGCTGCTATTGATGGAAATAAGCCAGAAGAGGACAGTCCTCTAGAATGTCTGGACACATCCAATAGAATTCTTGAATTGTCTTCTATGCTGAGCTCCCTGAAACAAGAAGTCTCCCAACTTACAAAGGGGAAAGGAATTCTTGGCCCAAGCACATCTCATGGGCCAGGACCACACTTCATGGACTTTGCAGGTAAGTCTACTATCTATAAGGCTTGTAATGCACAAATGCACAAATGCACAATAACATTAGTTGGATCTTAGACACTGGAGCCACAAACCACATGTGTTCAGATAGTACTCTCTTCACTACTCTACAACCATCACACAAGCACATATCTATTTGCTTTACAGATGGAAAAACAACTCAGGTTTCTCAATCTGGAAAGCTAAATCTTTTTGGGAAGTTAATTCTAGATGATGTCTTATATGTGCCTCATTTTCAGTATAATCTTATCTCTGTTAGTTAATTAATAAGTAGCTATGGCTACTGTATAATGATATGCCATCATTACTGCCTCATACAGGACCCACTGAATAAGAAGGTGGTGACCATAGGCAAGAAACAAAGAGGTCTTTTCAGAATAAACCAGATGAGCTTTTCTTATTCTGATATAAGACATTGCTTACTTGAGATCATGAAATCTAATGCTGGTCTTTACAACTTTGTAAATAGTACCCTCTCTCTAATGGAATTAAATAAAGACTGCTCAGTGCAATATGAACAAGCACATAATTGTTAAACTCAAACACATTAAAGGGATGAATGTGAGCAATGAATCTATGAAATGTTGCCCTGTATGCCCTCTAGCAAAGTAGGCCAGATTACCCTTTCCCAGAAGCCATATCTTGGCTTCAAAACCTTTTGAATTAATTCACATTGATATATGGGGACCTTATAAGACCAGTTCTATCACTGGAGCTAAATTTTTTCTCACAATTGTTGATGACTATAGTAGGGCTGTCTGGACTTTCATGATGCACCTAAAATGTCAAACTTTTAGCTTAACTAAACACTTCATTCATATGATAGAAAACCAATTTGATACTGTCATTAAGGTTATCAGAACTGATAATGGGAAAGAATTTCTAAGTCACAATTATAGATCTTTGCTTATGAACAAAGGGATAATACACCAAAGATCCTGCCCATACACCCCACAACAAAATGGGGTTGTGGAGAGGAAACATAGACACATTCTTGACACTGCCAGAGCACTGAAAATGCAATCAAATGTTCCCATTGAATTCTGGTTAGAATGCATTCTTACTGCCACttacctaataaatagaatgcCCATGGAACACTTTGATTGGACCACTCCCTATGAGAGGCTCTATGGGAGGTCACCTAACTATTCTCATTTGAGAAAGTTTGGTTGTCTGTGTTTTGCAACCTCTGTGAGAACACAAAAGGATAAATTCCAAGAAAGACCTGTTAAAGCTGTAATGGTAGGCTATGCTAACACACACAAAGCCTATAAATTGTATAACATGAATGATAAGTCCTTCTTTGTGAGTAGGGATGTCATTTtccatgaaaattttttttccctttcaagGGACTGATATGATCGAAAGACTTGTGGTTCCTCTTCCTGTGGTTGAGGATGATCAAATAGGTCTAGATTCCTCTCCTTCTAGTCACACAAATGAGGATCTTCAAAGTTGCCATTCCATTAGAAGGACACAAAGGCCAAGAAAGGACCCTGCCTGGATGCAAGACTATGTCAACTCTTTAGAAACATCCTCCTTGCATTTTCATCCCCTGCATAAATCTTATATTTGTAATGTTAACAAAATCACTGAACCTAGTACCTATACTCAAGCATCCAAGGATGCACATTGGGTAGAGGCCATAAAGCAAGAACTTCAAGCCTTGGAAGCAATAACACATGGATTCTTACTAGCCTGCCTAAGGGTAAGAAAGCAATAGGCTGTAAATGGATCTATAAAGTAAAGTTTAAACCAAATGGGGATGTAGAGAGATATAAGGCCCGGCTAGTAGCTAAAGGCTACAATCAAATAGAGGGCCTGGATTATAAGGACAGATTTTCTCCTGTGGCCAAACTTACAACTGTGAGAATTTTTATTGCCCTTGCCACTTCTAGACAGTGGCCAATTTTTCAACTGGACATTAATAATGCATTTTTGCATGGACATCTGGATGAGGAGGTTGTTATGAGTAAGGAATAAAGAAGTATTAGATTAGTCTCTATATTCAGTTGTAATTGTAGAAAGTAGTTATGGCACCCAAAGTAGTATAAATAGGAATGAACTTGTAAAGATAAAGATATCCAAAATCATTAGCAATCAAAGATAAActctttctttcctcttttctaATTCTCTCAGTTACTTCTCCCCTTTCTATTTCTTTTCACAGCCCATTCtacttctctctttctctccctATTTCTCTGTTTCAAAGGGAATTGCAAGTCTGCCATgtaacaagtggtatcagagccaacgaTTTAGAGGCCTAAATTCCAGATTCTTTCCCATACTATTtctctattcttcttcttctcctctctgattttcttcttccttcctCCTCCTTTTCTGAGATTTCTTCCTTCTTTccctcccttcttcttcttttattctgctttcttccttctaattcttctttcttcttcctaaaatttctttctttaccgttctttcttctttctgttctttcttctctcttctttcttcttgacaaaatttttcttcttctgccCCTGAgaattcttctccttcttcctctATTCTTTCCTTCCTTCTTTTCCAGAATTTCCTTCCTCTCATTTGCAAAAATTTCTTCCATTTCCTTCCTTCTGTTCTTGCtttgtttcttctttttcttggcAAAACCTTGTTTCTACACTTCTTTCCTTCCTTTGGAACCCCTTTCTTTCTTAAATTCTTGAACCAAATTCT is a window from the Manihot esculenta cultivar AM560-2 chromosome 16, M.esculenta_v8, whole genome shotgun sequence genome containing:
- the LOC110603210 gene encoding uncharacterized protein LOC110603210, which gives rise to MVTSWILNSISKELVDGFIYTASARDLWLEICERFGECNRPMIYELHRKISLISQENASVSVYFTKLKRLWDELRYVETLPTCICGASRAIADVTNRNRLMQFLMGLNEVFGSVREQVLGMDPLPTVNKAYSMVVKFESQREILGAMNDNTESLALLNKTQYQNLNRPRRSENKKGHCTFCNMNGHTREGCFKLIGYPDWFKGKNKVGTQPVKDFRNTKIMAAIDGNKPEEDSPLECLDTSNRILELSSMLSSLKQEVSQLTKGKGILGPSTSHGPGPHFMDFADGKTTQVSQSGKLNLFGKLILDDVLYVPHFQYNLISDPLNKKVVTIGKKQRGLFRINQMSFSYSDIRHCLLEIMKSNAENQFDTVIKVIRTDNGKEFLSHNYRSLLMNKGIIHQRSCPYTPQQNGVVERKHRHILDTARALKMQSNVPIEFWLECILTATYLINRMPMEHFDWTTPYERLYGRSPNYSHLRKFGCLCFATSVRTQKDKFQERPVKAVMVGYANTHKAYKLYNMNDKSFFVSRDVIFHENFFSLSRD